From a single Metopolophium dirhodum isolate CAU chromosome 6, ASM1992520v1, whole genome shotgun sequence genomic region:
- the LOC132947671 gene encoding uncharacterized protein LOC132947671 → MLCLVCNDEIYDGDEIKCKNCKDYLHFSCASFRETAFRKLTHEAKLKFSCAKCKVNVGLTSNTKSKNEDVFVGSNETLSDLTNSVKFMSAKFDDFSKQLNEVLHKIKELKEENNVLKENNIKLNSDIYKLSKRLNLLEQKSILNHVEIIGVPDLKNENCEKVVENIAAVMGQPVTVIKAFSIRSKIPNKPMKIIAELSSTHQKKTLMESAKKKKVKACSINESWGNGVIKIDDYTLDVKNEPLNIANTFNNFFINIGNNLACNIEESTFKFEENITPISFNSTFNENIKESDVRVMINKLKDDTAVGFDGISKLKLAIIKPIYKNGDKTCINNYRPISMLSNFSKILEKIVKNRLITFLEKHELLSKQQFGFRPGLGTENALYSATHFIKNALDNSKKVIAIFLDLSKAFDTVNHKKLINILPNFGITVTSLIWFTSYLENRKQTVRINGITGDDLFINCGVPQGSVLGPLLFILYINHMCNLDIDGRIVTYADDTCLLYCGDSWSDVSTKATRESKIVVEFLKLRSLSINFKKTMFMNFSINDVKDNFDELTLHFCDNGTLCNGTVCQKIFRVSSTRYLGLTFDNHLRWNLHVNNIVMRLRSLNYSFYKLRKIISVHVMRIVYLALYQAIFQYGLLIWGGLSDNALKPLLLHQRQIVRVCLQKTNYVGSTGLNFKEFNVLPVNFVFKKMAIMWVIKHLDQWVEKNEISNKRAFRSFDAKTSLCKKSVGQKFVDYLVFTLHLKKPTKNQKWALKK, encoded by the exons ATGCTATGTTTAGTGTGTAATGATGAAATCTACGACGGTgatgaaattaaatgtaaaaactgTAAAGACTACTTACACTTCTCATGTGCTAGTTTTAGAGAAACGGCATTTAGGAAATTAACACATGAAGCCAAACTAAAATTTTCATGCGCAAAATGTAAAGTTAATGTGGGTCTTACTAGCAATactaaatctaaaaatgaagaCGTTTTTGTTGGATCAAACGAGACTCTGTCGGATTTGACTAATTCTGTTAAATTTATGAGTGCTAAATTTGATGATTTTAGTAAGCAGCTGAATGAAGTGCTACATAAAATTAAAGAACTTAAAGAAGAGAATAATGTGttaaaggaaaataatattaagttgaacTCTGATATCTACAAACTATCCAAGCGACTAAATCTACTTGAACAGAAATCAATCTTAAATCATGTTGAGATAATTGGTGTACCagatttgaaaaatgaaaactgcGAAAAAGTAGTTGAAAATATTGCAGCTGTAATGGGTCAACCAGTGACAGTAATCAAGGCTTTCAGTATAAGatcaaaaatacctaataaaccGATGAAGATCATAGCTGAACTCTCATCAACGCATCAGAAAAAAACCCTCATGGAGTCcgcaaaaaagaaaaaagtaaagGCATGTAGTATTAATGAAAGCTGGGGAAATGGag ttattaaaatagatGATTACACTCTTGATGTCAAAAATGAGCCTCTAaatattgcaaatacatttaacaatttctttataaatattggcAACAATCTAGCCTGTAATATTGAGGAGTCAACATTTAAGTTCGAGGAGAACATTACTCCTATATCATTTAACAGTACATTTAATGAAAACATTAAAGAATCTGATGTTCGAGTAATGATAAATAAACTTAAAGATGATACTGCTGTGGGTTTTGATGGTATCTCG AAACTTAAATTAGCTATAATTAaaccaatatataaaaatggggATAAAACGTGCATAAACAATTATAGACCAATTTCCATGCTTAGCAATTTTTCGAAAATTCTAGagaaaatcgttaaaaacaggctcataacatttttagaaaaacatGAACTCCTTTCGAAACAGCAGTTTGGTTTTAGACCCGGTTTGGGAACGGAGAATGCTTTATATAGTGCAACACACTTTATAAAAAACGCTCTAGACAACAGTAAGAAAGTAATCGCGATTTTTCTTGATTTGTCCAAAGCCTTTGATACtgttaatcataaaaaattaataaatattttacctaattttGGTATCACTGTAACAAGCTTAATTTGGTTCACAAGCTACTTGGAAAACAGAAAGCAAACTGTTCGTATTAATGGTATTACAGGTGATGATCTATTTATAAACTGCGGTGTTCCTCAAGGAAGTGTCTTAGGTCCactcttatttattttgtacataaatcATATGTGTAATTTGGACATTGATGGAAGAATAGTTACATATGCAGATGACACCTGCTTACTCTATTGTGGAGACTCTTGGAGCGATGTTAGTACCAAAGCAACTCGAGAATCCAAAATTGTTgtggaatttttaaaacttaggAGTCTATctatcaatttcaaaaaaactatgtttatgAACTTTTCGATAAATGATGTTAAAGATAATTTTGATGAACTTACGTTACATTTCTGTGATAATGGAACTTTGTGTAATGGCACAgtctgtcaaaaaatatttagagtATCTAGTACCCGATATCTAGGTTTAACGTTTGACAATCACCTTAGATGGAATCTTCATGTGAATAACATAGTTATGCGTCTACGAAgtttaaattacagtttttataaGCTACGTAAAATTATATCCGTTCATGTCATGCGAATTGTATACTTAGCTCTATATCAAGCAATATTTCAGTATGGATTGTTAATCTGGGGAGGGCTCTCGGATAACGCTCTAAAACCTTTACTGCTTCATCAACGACAGATAGTGCGTGTatgtttacaaaaaacaaactatGTTGGTTCAACTGGTCTTAATTTTAAAGAGTTCAATGTATTACCAGTTaactttgttttcaaaaaaatggctATTATGTGGGTGATCAAACACTTAGATCAATGggtagaaaaaaatgaaattagtaaCAAAAGAGCTTTTCGATCTTTTGATGCTAAAACATCTCTTTGTAAAAAATCAGTTGGTCAAAAATTTGTTGATTATCTAG TTTTCACTTTACACCTCAAAAAAccaaccaaaaaccaaaaatgggCGCTGAAAAAGTAA